Part of the Permianibacter fluminis genome, CTGCAAACCGCCGATGCGGATGCCGAACAACTGCAAGCCGAAGCGCTGGCCCTGTTCGATGGCGCGCTGACCGATCTGCTGGCCATGCGCGCGCGCGAAGGCGAGCAGATCAAACGCATGCTGAAAGAGCGGCTCGATGGTATCGCCGCCGAAGTGGTCAAGGCGCGGGCGCTGTTGCCAGAAATCAAAGAGAAAGCCCGCGAGAAATTGCTCGCCAAATTCAGCGAAGCGAAAGTCGAACTCGATCCGACCCGGCTGGAACAGGAAATGGTCATGTTCGCCCAGCGCATCGATGTCGATGAAGAGCTGGACCGGCTAAGCACTCACGTCAACGAAATCAACCGCCTGCTCGACGAAGGCGGCGCCATCGGCCGCCGACTCGACTTCCTGATCCAGGAACTGCACCGCGAAGCCAATACGCTCGGCTCGAAATCAGTCAGCACCGCCACCACCGCCGTATCGGTGTCGTTGAAGGTGTATATCGAGCAAATGCGGGAACAGGTGCAAAACATCGAGTGATTATGATGACAGGGTTGGGACGAAAGTTTATTGATGGGGTAGTGTTTGGTATCGGCTTTTCCATTGCACTTGTCGGGATTGTCTTTGCGTTTACAAAACTGGAATCTGCAGGGGCAGCTACCAATGTATCGGGGCAGCTGTCCCCCTCCGATCTGACAAGGTTGCGAGCAGTCGTTGAGAAGGTGAACTTCGTCAGCAACAGAATAAGTGTTGA contains:
- a CDS encoding YicC/YloC family endoribonuclease; the encoded protein is MTAFARREATSTLGSFTWEIRSVNQRFLEPSFRMPDTMRALEHVLRDQAKQRLTRGKLDCSLRYEPAIAQQLPAINETLVTQLGQLSARLNAMGVDGKSLSHADILRWPGVLQTADADAEQLQAEALALFDGALTDLLAMRAREGEQIKRMLKERLDGIAAEVVKARALLPEIKEKAREKLLAKFSEAKVELDPTRLEQEMVMFAQRIDVDEELDRLSTHVNEINRLLDEGGAIGRRLDFLIQELHREANTLGSKSVSTATTAVSVSLKVYIEQMREQVQNIE